GATTTGGCGGCGTTTTGTACGGTGTAagtcattttttatttgttcGTGTGAAACGTTTAAAATTTTTATGTTTCGTATAACTCGTTAACTACTGTAATTTAGTTTGAATTTAGAAAATTATTGTTGTGTTGCGTAGCTAATTCCTATTTCCTTTTCCaggcatattattatacaaatgCTTCAAAGATTATTGGTATTGAACTTAACAAAGAATGTTGTGAAATACAAGAGAAGGTGATAGCTCAATATAAAATGGACAAAAACAGAATACAAGTAATAAATTCAGATGTACTAAACAAGGGTGATATAGTAAAGAAATCTGACGTTTGTATCATTAATTGTTTGGACTTTTTCGTGAGTACAGAGGAGCACAAAAGATTGTGGTATTTCTTCAAGGAACATTTGACAAAGGGCAGTTATGTTGTCCTGGACAGGAGTGTTGCAGATACATTACAGCCGCTGGATATGTTTGACGAATTTGCGGATTGGCTGAGTGTTAGTAAACCACTTCAATTAGAAAACGAAATCTTGTTTGATGTGGAAGATTTACatgaattatatttatacactgttaattaaattaatccgtacagtacaataaataaaaatcgaagcAATCTCACTGCAATTTTTTTACCAGATAGTACCTCTCTGGACAATGAGATTTAGTTttgtattaatttgtaaatgtttCTGAATAGTTTCAGGTGCAACTAATAGCACGCGGTCTAATGCTGATAGCTACCTTGCGGCACCCTATCTAAGGCGGAgtcggcactcgttggtggttttagacggtaggcctctggttagtccgtcatctcCTCCCCCTGGTTCCAacggaccaggtggcatgcgtaaatgcatttcccCAACGTTTAAAAAATAAGGTGCAACTAATTCAATCGATTCATCTAATACCACAATAAAACGTAAAGGCAGTCTTAATTTCAAGAGTTGAAATTGGTTGGCAGTGTTGGCACTTGTCTTGTTTCAGTATCAATATTGATACTTGCATCtaaagcccgtcacagacggagcgataatataccaaaatatatcttATAGCAAGGCATCTTAAGATACCTTGCTTATAGTATAGCTcggtatattacgatatatttcgtctctcacaatgtaggtgctagacagacaacgatatatatattttggtatcgttgtcgtgtgtggtgcttagctataccaaagagaatagatagtatagaggcAGATTGTCAAAGTAATTTTTGTAGCtatagtaaatttactgccatctttcgacagatatttaaaacttttagaacgccatttgactttgaCTGATCTTTatactttcactgatatgtgttaaatatcaaatactAATAGTATCGCAATCTactcgagaataggccaaagttATGGCGCCATCGCTCGAAAAGATGACACCATACCGACTTAACACATATTACTGAAATAATAAGGatcaaagtcaaatggcgttctaaaagttttaatcatCTGTCGAAAGAAATCAGTAAATTGACTGTGACAACAAAATTGACTTTGTCAATACGCCtctatttaaaattctctttggcTATACTATATAcgtatattatcgctccgtctgtgatgggCTTGACGGTTAAAAGAGCACGGTGGAAAGCCACAGCAATGTGTACCGTACCTCCTCCTTAACAAAGGCGAGTTTCTTCTGTATCTCAAGCTCCCGCTTCTGTTCGGCGGCGCTGAGCTTGGTCTCGATGTCCTTGGTGATCTCCTCCACCTTGGCCGTCACGGTCGAGCGCGCCTCCTCGATCTTAGCGTTCTGATGGGGGATGAGTAACAAAAAATAagggaaaataataataaaaaatggttTAAATAATTGTGATGAGAATGATATGATTCGTTGTTGCTTGTGGCCTATCGAGGTTTCTTATATGTTTCTTTTAAAGTTCGTTAGAATCATTTCGAGAAGAATTTGAAACGTCGAAAGGCTATATGAAAACTcgtcaaaatataattttggtacaaaaaaaaacaagtcggTGTTGGATGTTAATAGTACCTGTGTTGAGGAGTCTGCTCTGCCCCGTAGATTCTGGTTTAGACAGCGTCGATAGTGATCTTAGTCGCAGTTCACACATCAGATATCAAAATAAACAATGATGCTTCACGCTGCGATGCCAAAAGCCCTACTGTTCTTGGAGGTTTCGCTTATAAACCTTCGAGGCGCGAAGCCTAACTGCCTCTGCAGTTCCACCTGTGATCATGTTGCCAACTACCACAGCTCAAATAACATCCGCAGAGATTTTATTTGGCTAAAATTGGCATATAACCCAGTTTTCCGGTTGATGCTGGTCTGACaggtatttttatgtatagcgGTCGTTGGACCAAAGCAACTTGTCTCGGATGGAACTTTCCCAAATGATCTGGACATACCTTGGCTTCTAGAAGACCGTGTGTTCCTTCCACAATGATTAAGCCGAAGAATGAGGACCTGAAAGAAAATACAGTATGTCTCACATGATGGCGCCGTTTCTCGCGCTGCTCGGCGTCTCGGGCGAGGCGGCGCTCCTCGGCCTGCTGCAGCTTGTCCTGGATGGAGGTCTCGAGCTGCTGGAAGCGCTCCTGGTTGCCGGCGCGGACCTTGCGCACCTGCTCCTCCTACACCACAACGCGGAAGCGGACGACATTCAAATGAGGCGGTATAGACAGAACATTTTTGCTAATGAATATCAGTCTACTTAATACGGCTACCAGTTTGGGATAATAATTATTGCCGAGAGACGAAAAGGTACTGCTTGAACAGGTAGTTGCCAGGCCGAGGCTTGCCGAGACAGAACATAATGAGGCCGTTTCCGAACATGTTATAGAAAAAGCGAACATTTTGTTAAACAGTGTCTAAGCTAACGAACAATTTCTTTTAAAACTGAAGTCAACGTTGTGATTCGCTTGTGATGtgcaattttaaacaaaaaaaaaacagtattccCCAACTGCTTCCAATAAGGATAAGCGACTGATTTATTGAAATGCAAAAATGTTCTGTTTTCTCTCCAGATGACAAAATGGTAGTGAAATTATAAACATTGCCTACCGGCTACCACGGGCGAAGCTCCCCTTATAACGTAGTTAAAACATTATTGGATGGCTAATGGCAGCCGGCAAACGTTTAATCAAATTGGGCCGAGAGTGGCGCCCGTGGAGACGCCGGCAATCAAGGGATGATTTTGTAAAACTAACATCGATATTGTGCGACACCATAGTaacaatatattaaaatgcAGTGTAGGtatcattttgtttttttttcgtagtttAATACGAATACAGATAACGACAATGACAATGTCAAATGCCTTAGTAAAGTCCAGTAGAAATAATTCGTGTTCACACAACAACACGCAAACATTTCATAGTGCAGGGGTCGGTAAAGTTTTGAACAGAGTCAATCGCAGTAGAAATCACCAGTTGTAGGAATCTCCAACAGTCGTTTAGGAACTCCAAGTGTTAATCTTTTAAGTGGCTTGAAGAGCCACGGTTTGCCGAACCCTGCAACAGTACAGTATTTGTGtgtaatcaaaaggtaccacattctcgcttaacataaggacgaaaattgcttgtatctttatacgaaaaacctgtcagagcgtccttatggcaagcgacaatgtggtaccttttgcttgaaaacaacACATTTGGCTCCTAAGCTGGCGTGTGCATTCACATAGGAATAGATCTGAATTCGGACCACAGATCAATGTAGAAGATACAATGTATAAGATTacctgtcaaatatcaaaagtgaAACCAAAATCAGAATGATATGACTGTCAAGTGTCTTCCAGTATTGAATCATTCAGAAATAATATACTGGGTGTCCAGTAATGGACAATggttgatggtctcatcggaagatcagcgctggaagtcgccagcagcatgctgagatggggccatttcgtgacactttattttcactatgttcttttaatgtatgtctattgtctgtgacCTGTGTGTTTacggataaaaactattctattctaatgtaTCGTAAAGTATCGTGGTTTTTGAAATAATCGAACTTAAATGGTAGCGACACTTACATGTTCGCGCAGGCGCTCGAGCATCTTCTTGATGTTCCCGTCGCGCTGCGCGGCCGCCGTGTTCATCTTCTCCTCGATGGCCTTGTACACCTCGGCCGTCTGCTGCTCCAGGGTCAACCTGGACAACAACATCCACCACTGACACACCAacttagccgccgccatacaatccaagttacgctctcattatgATCTtgttcctcgcgttatcccggaattttgccacggctcgtgggagtctggggtccgcttgacaactaatcccaagaattgacgtaagcactagattttagtttttacgaaagcgactgccacctgaccttccaacccggaggggaaactaggccttattgggattagtccggtgtcctcacgatgtttttcttcaccgaaaagcaacaactggtaaatatcaaatgatatttcaagttgcatgtcgttttaaaatgaatcGTAGTTActttgattgtatgggagcggctttttagtggtgggttcgtgtgactcttaatataaaagtattgtaatttacatttGACGTACGACTTGGAGCGAAAATCGTGTGACATTAACTTAGATATGTGTAAAGCGAGATGGTAGCCTGAAAGTCCTTGGGACTCCTTAGTCTGTTCTAACGGTGATTCTCAGTATAGTAACCTATTTCTTTCATGTCTTTTACACGGGACCTTAGTTCATtaggcgggtccacacagaaTGAGCCGCCTcacgaggaaattgccgcgcaaAGCAGTTCGGTCTGTGGAGACGTGCCCGAGGCATTGCGGCCGCGAGTGAGTTTTGCTTCTCCCGAGTCATTTTGCGCGGAAATTTCCTCGCGAAGCAGCCCGTTCGGTATGGATCCGCCTATTGATGTAGGATGTAGGCGTTACGCCTCTCCTATAAGTCTGACAGCTTCACTGACCTTGTCTTCTCGACACCCTCGAGATGGTCCTTGAGCCGAGCCCTCAGCTCGTTGATGTACGCTTCGCGCTTCTCCTCGTGGGAGTCCATCTTGGCGTCCAGTGCCTCCTTGGTGCTGGCGATGAAGTTGTTGGACTGCTCGCTGCGGAACCGCGACGCCTCCTCGATCTTGGCCATCTTCTGGGCGATCGCGGCCATTTTGCTGGCTTCCAGACTCTGGAATGGacatatgatttttattttatgtttcgaatggtgtatatttatatataaatgtcATCTCAAATCTGGAGTAGACCAACCGGGGAAGCACATCCACTGTACAGAAGAACAATATCAATGCTACATACttcgaatgaatgaatgaagaaTGAAGTGTTCCTGATGGCGTAAACGGTAGTCAGCGCTCTCGAGGATACTCTGTTGCCGATAAGGAGCCTAAAAAGGCATCGGTGTAGAGCTTATTCATCAGGATCAAACGCAGGAAGTTTACCTACTCTCATGTATCCGCTCCGCAATAGCCTGCAGTTTCACTCGATTGCAGACGTCCCGTCTTAGCGAGTCATATACCAGGGTGTAACTCTCGGGTAAATATAAAGTGTATTCACACGTCTCCTCTCCTCGGCAGCCTTCAGTTTCTCCTGAATCTCGTCAAAAGGTGTCTTCTCAGGACAGTCGGAACGGCGCGGCACAGGCACGCCAACGAACTTGGCGAGTATCACTTCGTACGTTACTCACATGTACCCTCCTCTCCGCGATGGCCTATAATTACCCCTAGAGTTTGAAGACCTCTCGAGTGAGTAAGCGTACCTGGTTGCAACGACTCTCGGGTAAATATAAAGTGTACTCACACGTCTCCTCTCCTCGGCAGCCTTCAGTTTCTCCTGTATCTCCTCGACAGACGGGGTCTTCTCGGGGGagtcggcgcggcgcggcgcgggcacGCCGACTGGCTCGGCGAGGATCACCTCGTACGCCAGCCCGCCCTTCGACATCTCCTGGCAGCGGATTTCGGTCGCTGTCGACAATATGTATCAAATCAGGACAATTGGTAACAAAGTAACACcctattttcaaaaaagtgaTTAGTGTGATTTTTCACTAACTGTCAAATGTCTTCGTTCGCACATATTCCGCTTTTGCTTTATTTTGGAAAACGCTTTCAATTAAGAACAGTTCTATGAAACCCTTATGAATATCACTAACCCGATACCTGAAGTATACCTGGTAGATTTACTAGTTTTTCAGACCagtcaaaaaatttaatatatctTGGACTCTCGAGTCTTGGTAGCTTTTTGGTTTGAATGCAGCTAGAGTTGCTAGAGGATAACATAAGGGAATTGACTTGGTAGTAGCTTACTGACTATAAGCTTTGTtacacaaatattaataaaatttataaaatgcagATGATAAAATAAGAAGATAACAACATAACAATTCGCTGACAAATTTGAGTTATTTGAGTAGGTACAAGAATTTGGTGATGGGTGCAAATTTCCAAGTAATTCATTCTGAAACAAAACATTTCCAGAACTTTTCCGGTTAATTTAACTCTGCCAATGCAGCCAACAAAACAGGctcaagaaaattaaattacaaaggGCTGCAACAAAGATGAATAAGTAAAAAGGGGCAACTGGGGCAGAAACGTGCATTTTAAATCCCCCTCGATTGTCCAGAGATACTCGTAATCTCCGCTAAGAAAACAAGTGAATTGAATGAATAGTCACTAGGAAATTAATTAAAGAGACGAATGAGTCTGACTTGGACTGCACTTGGGCACGTCGCCAGGATTTTATCTGTCCGAATTATTTAACGGTTAACACTGAGAGATATTTCGTGCAGGAGTTTTAAAAGGATTTTTCTGTTGAGAAAGGTACAAACGTCCGGTGTATTATGCTTTCATTGTACGTCTGACATCCATCAGGCAAGTCAAGTCTGACGTTTGGTTTGAAAGTCACAGATACAAGTACATTAGCAGCaagttgatttttttaaagttaaaatgcaaaaaata
This DNA window, taken from Cydia strobilella chromosome 4, ilCydStro3.1, whole genome shotgun sequence, encodes the following:
- the LOC134740491 gene encoding eukaryotic translation initiation factor 5B isoform X2; translated protein: MLIGLVRDSVMQCFCHSCRAPVLPAAHRRSAPVKKPVGKPRTKQPKKVKFITTEIRCQEMSKGGLAYEVILAEPVGVPAPRRADSPEKTPSVEEIQEKLKAAEERRRSLEASKMAAIAQKMAKIEEASRFRSEQSNNFIASTKEALDAKMDSHEEKREAYINELRARLKDHLEGVEKTRLTLEQQTAEVYKAIEEKMNTAAAQRDGNIKKMLERLREHEEQVRKVRAGNQERFQQLETSIQDKLQQAEERRLARDAEQREKRRHHERRAELVRQNKSARADTEPAPSCG
- the LOC134740491 gene encoding inner centromere protein isoform X3, whose protein sequence is MEVENKSHRRSAPVKKPVGKPRTKQPKKVKFITTEIRCQEMSKGGLAYEVILAEPVGVPAPRRADSPEKTPSVEEIQEKLKAAEERRRSLEASKMAAIAQKMAKIEEASRFRSEQSNNFIASTKEALDAKMDSHEEKREAYINELRARLKDHLEGVEKTRLTLEQQTAEVYKAIEEKMNTAAAQRDGNIKKMLERLREHEEQVRKVRAGNQERFQQLETSIQDKLQQAEERRLARDAEQREKRRHHNAKIEEARSTVTAKVEEITKDIETKLSAAEQKRELEIQKKLAFVKEEERRAELVRQNKSARADTEPAPSCG
- the LOC134740491 gene encoding inner centromere protein isoform X5, whose product is MEVENKSTEIRCQEMSKGGLAYEVILAEPVGVPAPRRADSPEKTPSVEEIQEKLKAAEERRRSLEASKMAAIAQKMAKIEEASRFRSEQSNNFIASTKEALDAKMDSHEEKREAYINELRARLKDHLEGVEKTRLTLEQQTAEVYKAIEEKMNTAAAQRDGNIKKMLERLREHEEQVRKVRAGNQERFQQLETSIQDKLQQAEERRLARDAEQREKRRHHNAKIEEARSTVTAKVEEITKDIETKLSAAEQKRELEIQKKLAFVKEEERRAELVRQNKSARADTEPAPSCG
- the LOC134740491 gene encoding stathmin isoform X4, translated to MLIGLVRDSVMQCFCHSCRAPVLPAAHRRSAPVKKPVGKPRTKQPKKVKFITTEIRCQEMSKGGLAYEVILAEPVGVPAPRRADSPEKTPSVEEIQEKLKAAEERRRSLEASKMAAIAQKMAKIEEASRFRSEQSNNFIASTKEALDAKMDSHEEKREAYINELRARLKDHLEGVEKTRLTLEQQTAEVYKAIEEKMNTAAAQRDGNIKKMLERLREHERRAELVRQNKSARADTEPAPSCG
- the LOC134740491 gene encoding inner centromere protein isoform X1; this translates as MLIGLVRDSVMQCFCHSCRAPVLPAAHRRSAPVKKPVGKPRTKQPKKVKFITTEIRCQEMSKGGLAYEVILAEPVGVPAPRRADSPEKTPSVEEIQEKLKAAEERRRSLEASKMAAIAQKMAKIEEASRFRSEQSNNFIASTKEALDAKMDSHEEKREAYINELRARLKDHLEGVEKTRLTLEQQTAEVYKAIEEKMNTAAAQRDGNIKKMLERLREHEEQVRKVRAGNQERFQQLETSIQDKLQQAEERRLARDAEQREKRRHHNAKIEEARSTVTAKVEEITKDIETKLSAAEQKRELEIQKKLAFVKEEERRAELVRQNKSARADTEPAPSCG